The genomic region CTCAAGCGGCCGTTGAGCCGGCCGATGACCTCCTGAAACGTCACCATCGTGCCGGCTGGGGTGTTGCCCGGATAGAAGGAACCCGCGAGGTCGGTCCACGGACACAGCGCAGCCACCGCCTTGATGCGGGCGTCGTGGGCGGCCGCGTTCAGGCTGAGCGCCGCGCCGTAGGAGGAGGAGAGCATCCCGATCCGGTCCGGGTCGGCGCGGGTGTGCGCCAACGCCCAGCTGATCACCTCGGAGGCGTCGGAGACGTCGGCGGGGCCGGTCATGTCGATCTCGCCACCCGAGCGCCGCAGCCCGCGCGGGTCGTAGGCGACCACCAGGTATCCGGCCCGCGCCAGCTCTCGGTGACGGTCGATGATGGTGTCCAGCGGCATGGCCCACCAGGCGCCGGGAATGACGAGCAGCGGGTGCGGTCCGGGCCCGGCGGGCTGGTACACGTCCACGGCGAGCGCGGTGCCGTCCGGGACGTGGACAGTGGTGCTGTAGGTACTCCCTCCACTCGCCTCGGCGCTGTCGACGGCCGGGAACGCAGTGGCGGCTTCAGCCGCCGCGACCGGCCCAAGGACGCCGCAGAGCGCCAGCATCGAGGCCAGCAGCACGCGCGGGGCCACCCGCCGGCCGACCGACGCGACGCGGTTGCCTGTCATCGGTTCACTGCGGGCTGACGGCGCAGCGCCTGCTCGATCACATCGGCGGCTCGGGCGGCGCCGCCGGCCTCCTGGACCTGACGGCGCATCGCGGCGACAGCGCGCGCGACGTCCGAGTCCGCGGCGACCTGCAGGACCGCCTCGCGCAGGGCCTGTGGCGTCGCCAGCTCCCGCGGCAGGTGCATCCCCAGAGACAGCTGCTCGATCTGGTGGGCGTTGGCCCGCTGCTCGGCCATCTGCGGCACCGCGACCAGCGGAACGCCGTACGCCAGGGCCTCCATCGTGCTTCCCATCCCGCCATGAGTCACGAACGCGCTCGCCTGGGCGAGGACGCTCAGCTGCGGCACGCTGGAATGGATCTCGATGCTGTCGGGAACCGGCCCGATCTCCCGGGGATCGACACCCGCTCCGACAGACATGACGACGTGCCAGGGCAGCTCCGCGAACGCCTGCACGCACGCACGGTAGAAAGACGGCCGGCGCGTGTACTGCGAGCCGAGCGAGACCAGCAGGACCGGAAGACCCGATGCCGGGGCCTGCCAATGCCCCTGGTACGAGCGGTCTCCGAGCGCCGGACCGACGAACGCGACCTTCTCGGCAGCCACGGTCTCCGCACGTCGCTGGAAGCTGCGCGGGAAGAACGCCACCGCCTCGCGGGGCGCGAGCGTGAGTTCGTGGACCGAGGCGGTGACGCCGTGGGAGGCCAGTGCGGCGGCAAGTTGCGCGTACCCCGGAATCTGCGCGATGTCCGCCACCCCGAGCAGCTCCTGGACGATCCCCTCGTAGGGCAGATGGGTGGGCGCCAGCTGAACGGCCGGCACCCGCCAGCGCGCGGCCAGCAACGGGCCGGCCCACGCGTACATGTCGTACAGCACGATCTCGGGATGGTCGTCGGCGAACGCCGCCGCCAGGTCGGGAAGCGCGACGACGGTCTGCATGACGGCCTGGGTGACCCCCGCCGCCAGGTCCTCCGGCGCCTCCTGGCCCGCAGCGGCGTCCTGGTAGACCACCGGGGTCGCCCCGACAGCCTTCACCTGCGCCGCGAACTCCTCCGTGACCGCATAACTCACGCGGTAGCCCCGTGCGACGAGCTCCGCCACCACAGCAAGCGTCGGGTTCACATGCCCGTGCTGCGGGACGTTGAACACCGCGACGTGCCCCCTGCCTCCCACGGCGGACCGGGATGCCGGGAAAGCGGCACGAGCGTGGGGAAGAACAGTCACGGTGGCTCCATCGGATAGACCATCACCGCCAAAGCGGGCGGGATCATTGCAGCGATCAACTGCCGTCCAGCAGCGAGGAACCGGCCGATACCGCCTAGTTCGCCCACACGAGGCCGGCGCCCCACGGTTGGTTGACAGACCACCGGACCACCCCCTGCCGCCGCACCCCGGGCCCGGCCGACACACGGCACAGGTGGTACGTCCCCGGCGAGCCGACCGGCCGCCGGCCTGGCCATCCGCGCGGCCCTCCTGCAGCATCGCGTACGGCGCCCCGCTCAACGCAGGCCGCGAGTGGTGGCGCGAACACCTGAACCCGACACCCGACGACCCGTCAACGTTCGACCTGTCCGAGCTGACGGTCCGCCCCCGCTGGCGCAAGACCGGCACCGCCGACCGCCTCCACCAAGAGCTGCTCACCGACCGCCCCGAACACCTCGCCGTGCTCCTGGTCGACCCCGACCACCCCCGTGTCCAAGCCCTCTACGAATCCCGGGACTACCAACAGATCGACATCCGCCAACGCTTCCCCAACCCCCCGCCACACCGTCACACAGCGCTTGCCGCGGTACCGCTTCTACGATCCGTCACCGGGCAGGTACCGCCGGGAGGGCGGCGTGGGGATGCGGGAGCCGGAACGGATCAGGGCTCGCCGGGCTGAACTGGACACGCTCGCTGCGGAGCTGGCCATGCAGCTGCAGGAGGTCCAGGCCGAGCGAGAGACGCTCGTGATCGCCGGGCGGGTCCTGAACCGGCTGGCCGAGCCGGCCTACGAGGAAGGCTCGGGGCCGTCGTCGCCGAACTGCCGGTGTCGGGTCATCGAGCGGTGAGGACGTGCGCCCACGGCTCATCGATGTCGGCCAGGCCCAGCACGGCCGCCACGTTGTCGAGCATTCCGGCGCCGAACCAGCGCCGTACGGCGTCGTCGTCGCCCAGCAACTGCCGGACGGTGTCGACCTGCTTGGCGTAGCACCGGCGCACGGCCTGTGCCACCAGCGGCTCGCCGGCGGCACAGTTCGCGTGCATGAGGAAACGCAGGATGCTCCGGTCCGCGACGAGCGCGGCGTAGGCGCCGCGCGCCGCGTCCAACGCCGCCTCGGGCGCAAGCCCGGTCCCACCCGACGCCGGTGAGTGAGCGAGCAGCGTTTCGGTCATGACGACGGACACGTGGTCGACCACCGCCGCGAACAGTGCTTCCTTGTTCGGGTACAGGCGATACAGATACGGCTGGGAGACGCCGACCAAGTCGGCGATCTCGTGCGTCGTCGTACCGTAGAAGCCTTTTTGCGCGAAGCACTCGACCGCGGCGGCCACGATGGCCCGGCGTCGTTCGTCGCTCTTCGTACTGATACCGGCGGCAGGCATGGGCGTCAGTCAAACACGGCTCTCCTCAGCCTCCAAAAGTCACGCTGAGGTCGGAGTCGGACGGCACGTCGTCGGGTGTGAGCGCCTCGATCGCCACCAGCGGGTTCCAGTAGTCCAGGTAGTGGGTGATGCGCGCGTCGTCATCGGTCCGCACGACGGAGATGCACGTCTGCTCGTACGGCTTGCCGGTCGGCAGCGCGGTGCCCTTCGAGCGGAATTCGGCGATCACGAGACTCGGGTCGACCGTGTCGTGGAAGACCAGGTCGACGAATTCCACGTCGAAGGTCTCGGGAAAGTTGCTCATGTGCGCGAGCAGTGCGTCTCGCCCCGTCACCCGCTGGGGCACGCCGGCCGGCGCGTACGGAAACTCGAGCACCGCGTCCGGGGCGAACAGCTCCACCCATTCCTCGACGCGTCCCGCGGCTGTCAGGCGCAGGTGCTCGGCCAGGGCGTGCTGGGCAGCGGCACGGCGGGCGGCGTCGTCTTCCTTGACTGTCATCTTCACTCCTACGTTAGTGATCGACCTATAACCTACCACGCCGTGAACCGTTTCGGGTAGACGAGCAGAGGCAACACCCGAGGGATCCCGGCTGCGGGCCTTCGTCGAACGCCACCGCC from Kitasatospora azatica KCTC 9699 harbors:
- a CDS encoding macrolide family glycosyltransferase, producing MTVLPHARAAFPASRSAVGGRGHVAVFNVPQHGHVNPTLAVVAELVARGYRVSYAVTEEFAAQVKAVGATPVVYQDAAAGQEAPEDLAAGVTQAVMQTVVALPDLAAAFADDHPEIVLYDMYAWAGPLLAARWRVPAVQLAPTHLPYEGIVQELLGVADIAQIPGYAQLAAALASHGVTASVHELTLAPREAVAFFPRSFQRRAETVAAEKVAFVGPALGDRSYQGHWQAPASGLPVLLVSLGSQYTRRPSFYRACVQAFAELPWHVVMSVGAGVDPREIGPVPDSIEIHSSVPQLSVLAQASAFVTHGGMGSTMEALAYGVPLVAVPQMAEQRANAHQIEQLSLGMHLPRELATPQALREAVLQVAADSDVARAVAAMRRQVQEAGGAARAADVIEQALRRQPAVNR
- a CDS encoding TetR/AcrR family transcriptional regulator, with protein sequence MPAAGISTKSDERRRAIVAAAVECFAQKGFYGTTTHEIADLVGVSQPYLYRLYPNKEALFAAVVDHVSVVMTETLLAHSPASGGTGLAPEAALDAARGAYAALVADRSILRFLMHANCAAGEPLVAQAVRRCYAKQVDTVRQLLGDDDAVRRWFGAGMLDNVAAVLGLADIDEPWAHVLTAR
- a CDS encoding nuclear transport factor 2 family protein, producing MVLVLLRALGSVRVPAVAVLFFSPVVGFSSARAQVRHHRAQAAGCAALCSAPILGRWRSTKARSRDPSGVASARLPETVHGVVGYRSITNVGVKMTVKEDDAARRAAAQHALAEHLRLTAAGRVEEWVELFAPDAVLEFPYAPAGVPQRVTGRDALLAHMSNFPETFDVEFVDLVFHDTVDPSLVIAEFRSKGTALPTGKPYEQTCISVVRTDDDARITHYLDYWNPLVAIEALTPDDVPSDSDLSVTFGG